The candidate division Zixibacteria bacterium HGW-Zixibacteria-1 genome contains the following window.
ACCGGAATGACATTAAGACGGTAAAATAAATCTTCCCGGAACCGCCCCTTTCCGACAGCGTCCCGCAGGTCGGTGTTGCTGGCGGCAATAATGCGGACATCAATTTCAAGTTTTTTTTCGGAGCCGACCGGCTCCAGGGTACGCTCCTGAATGACCCGAAGCAATTTGGCCTGCAGCTCGATATTCAGTTCACTGATCTCGTCAAGAAGAATGGTTCCACTGTCAGCCAGCTCGAATTTGCCTTTTTTATCTTTGACAGCGCCGGTAAAGGCGCCTTTGGTGTGCCCGAACAGTTCCGACTCGATCAGGTCACGAGGGATGGCGGCGCAATTGACTGCAATAAACTCCTTGTCATGCCGATGGCTCTTATAATGAATTGCCCTGGCAATGATCTCTTTACCGGTCCCGGACTCACCGGAAATAAGAACGGTGGCATCGGTCGGAGCGATTTTATCCACAAGGCCCAGGAGCTCCTTGAAGGGCTTTGAAACGCCGACAATATTTTTAATAAAATCATGGCCTTTAAGCTGCTCCCGCAGAAGCTTGTTTTCATTTTCAAGGTTTTTGAATTTTAATGCCTTCTCGACGGCAACAAGAAGCTGGTCATCATCAAATGGTTTGGTTATATAATCAAAAGCACCAAGTTTGACAGCTTCAACCGCCTGAGAAATTTCGGCAAAAGCGGTGATCAGTATGACCTGCAGTTCCGGCGAGACAATTTTGGCGGCCGCAAGCAAGTCAATACCGCTCATGCCGGGCATTTTCATATCGGTCAGGAGCAGATCAAAATGCCCGCCTGGAATTCTATTCAGGGCCTGCTCTCCGTTTTCAACCGCCGTGACATCATAGCCCTTTTGCTTTAGCTTAAATTGAATCACACGCCGTAGAGCAGCATCATCATCGGCCAATAAGATTTTCGCGCTCATTGTTGTCTCTTATATTTCGGTAATATTATGGATATTGTGGTGCCTTCGCCGGGTCGGCTGGCAACTTTAATATTGCCACCATGTTTTTCGATTATAGACTTAACGACTGCCAGGCCAAGGCCGGTACCGGTGGCTTTGGTGGTGTAGAACGGCTCGAATATTTTTTCGAGCTGCGCCGGCTCGATACCGCGGCCGAAATCGCGAACGCTAAGCACCACTTTTTCATCGCTGCCTTGAGATACTGAAGCCTCAATAATTGACCCGCTTTCGGAAGCTTCAGCGGCATTTAAAAACAAATTCAACAAAAGTTGATGCATCTTCTCATAATCACCGCTGATAAAGACGGCCCCGCCGGGACTTACTTTAATGCTAACACCCTTGTCCCCGAATTGCGCTTCCAGTTGTCTGGCGGCGGTATTGACCAGCGCCGACATGTCCACCTTGTCGAAACGGATTTCTTTGGGGCGCGCAAAATCGAGAAATTCGCCGATGGTCCTGTCCATCCGCTTTATTTCCTTGACGGCGATATCCTTGAATTCGGCCCGGTCCTGAGGAGGCGTGGATTCATCGACCAGAATTTCAACCGCCCCTTTGATCGAAGCCAGCGGATTTTTTATTTCATGGGCGACACCGGCGGCCAGTTGGCCGACCATAGAAAGCTTGTGTGTCCTCTCTAACTGGAGTTGGGCCTGATCATGCTTGCGGCGAATTCGTATTTCGCGGTCGATCAAGGCACCGGCCAGAATCGCTATGGCAAAATAGAAAAATAACTCGACAAATTCGCCGGAAAGATTTCCGGAATGCGCACTGCCGGATAAAATATAGGGAAGAACCAGAATTGATATCGAGGCGGCCGCAATCAGTCCACCTCTGAGCCCAAACCAGGCGGCCGCGACCGCGATCGGTATATAGCAAAACCGGCCATGGATGGCATGAACCCAACTGGAATGACCGAAGATATGTTCCAGAACAAGGCCATAGTGAATGGCCACGGTCAGTCCAATCAGGCCCGACAAGAAAATTATTTTATGTTTTTTTTCAAAGGTCATATTCATTCCGGTTTTCATAAAAGATACAATAAAATATCGTGCCAACTTATTGCTTCGGATCGCCTCGGCATCTTTTATCCTGACCAAGTCTCATCGCCACATTGAATTGGATCGGCCTAAAAGATTAAATCGCTCTTTTTGACTGCTTTACTTAACAATACAGTCGTCAAAAAGTTCTTCAAAATTGAATAATATTCTTCATTACTCAATAATATTCTCGTACGATTATCTTCAATCAAATCTTCGACTATGGTTATATTGTTGTTTTTCATCACGTTACGCCATCGGTACGATTTCGGCACGGTAATTGAAATATATATGACAGGAGAAAATAAAAGAAGATGATAAAGACATTTAAAAATATATCCATCATTTGCGGCCTGATGCTCTCAATCTTCAGTGGATTAGTCCCCGAAGCATTCGCTTCGGAGATTGATAAGGCCCTGGCCGAAGCGGGGCAAATTGAGCAAAGTTTTGATTCGGGAAAATCGGCATCTGATCTTTCAACGCTGGCCGATTACCTTGCCTTCGCCGACGCCAACAGCCCCGCCATCAGGGCGGCCTTTTATAAATGGAAGGGAAATATCGAACAGATCGCGCAAATATCGCTGCCCGATCCCATGCTGATGCACAGCTTCAATCCCAAAAATTTCAATTCAGACGGCCGCATGCCGGAATATATGATTGGGGTCAGTCAGGGTTTCCCCTGGCCGGGGACGATCGGCAGCGGGAAGGATGCGGCTTTTGAACGAGCGCGCGCGGAATTTCAGAAATTCCAGTCGGAAAGATATGCGCTCCATTATATGGTAAAAAAGGGTTTCTACGAATATTACCTGCTGAACCGCGAGATATCAATCGTCCGCGATAACATTTATTTAATTGAGAGCTGGGAAGCGGTTGCCCGCGCCGGGTATACATCGGCCGATAAACCACAATCGGATCTTTTGATGGCCCAGGTCGAATTGGGCAAAATGAAAACCCGCCTGTCGTCTCTTGAAGATAAGATCAATCCTTACAAAGAATATCTGCGGTCATTGGTCTATTTGCCGGATTCGATCAATATTGCAGCCCCGGATACAATCTCGGATGAGATTCTTGATATCGATGAAGGCCGCGTGAAGACTGTGATTCTGCAGGTTAATCCTGACTTGCAGTCAATGTCCTATATGACGGCCATGGAGAGAAACATGGTAAGGCAGGCGGCGAAAATGAACCTGCCCATGTTTAATGTCGGTCTGGATTATAAAAGTGCCGGGGCATCGATGAATCAGGATATGACGCAGGAGCCGCAGCATTCATGGATGGTTAATATCGGTATAAGCATTCCCATCTGGCTGGGTCGAAATAAGGCCCGGAACAATGAGGCCAAAGCTCGATTGATGGAGGCTGAGTACGGCCAACTCGATTTCAAGAGTAAACTCGGGGCGACAATCGATCAAAAGCTTTTTGATCTGAGAGATGCGCGCCGTCAAATAGAGCTTTATCAAAGCGGCCTGATTGCGCTGGCGGAACAATCATTGAACACGGCCTATAAATCATACCAGGCCGGGAGCCTCGAATTTATCAGCGTGATCGATGCCCAGCGGCAGCTTCTGGATTTCATCCTGGACCTGGAACAGGCCCGGGTCGATTATTCCACGACCAGAGCGGAATTAGAGATGCTGATGGGACAGGACATAGACAATTTTAGACTTTAACTATAAGGGGTAAAGACATGAGTAAAATCAAATCATTATTGACAATTCTGGTTGTAATGCTGTTTGCAGTCTCGGCCTATGCGGCCGACGTGACCAAAAAGGCGGAACCCGAAAAGAAAGCGGAACTCCACAACCAAACAAACTGCCCGGTTATGGGTGGGCCGATCGATTCCTCCGCATATACCGACATCCAGGGTCAGCGGGTTTACCATTGCTGCCCGATGTGTTCGGCAAAATTGAAAGCCGATCCCGATAAATATTTCAAGGAAGCGGCTGAGAAGGGGATACTCTTCGAAAATATCCAGACCACCTGTCCTGTCACGGGAGAACCGATCGACAAAGCAGTCTTCACCGACTATGAGGGACGAAGAGTTTATTTTTGCTGCGAGAAGTGTATAGCCGAGTTTGCCAAAAAGCCGGGCGAATATCTGGATAAACTCACTTTATCTGCCAAAACAGACAAAGTTGAAAAGGGACAGCAGGGAGAAGAACAGACCAAAGAAGGGCATATGAATCACTAATTGATTCATGATAATAAAAAGGAAGAGAGAATAGCCATGAATGAAAGCAAGATGACAAATAAAAAATGGTTTTCGTTTATCCCAATCAATGGGCCGGGAATCGTTACACTCATTGTCCTGCTTATCCTGGCATTCTCTCTTGGGGTTTTGATAACAGGCAATGGAAAAGATTCGGCCGACGATAAGGCCGCGGTTCATGAAGATGCAAACCAAACAGACACGTCGGCAACATTATGGACATGCTCGATGCATCCGCAAATCAGGCTGCCGGGTCAGGGTAAATGCCCGATCTGTTTCATGGATTTGATACCGTTAAGAAAAGACCGCGGTGAAGAACTTGGCCCGAGGCAGTTAAAAATGTCGGCCGAATCAATTAAACTGGCGGGAATACAGACGGCACCGGTGATTAAAGGAAGCGCTACGGCGGAAATCAGGCTGGTCGGAAAAATCACGTATGATGAAACAAGGCTGGCCCGGATCACTTCATGGGTGCCGGGACGGCTGGAGCGATTATTTGTCGATTACACCGGACAAAAAGTTAAGAAGGGCGATCCGCTGGTCGAAATATATTCACCGCAACTCATCAGCGCCCAGGAAGAATTTATCCAGTCGGTAAAGACGCTCAAGAAGATAAACGACAGCCGTTCGGTGCTCCACTCGACAGTGCAGGCAACGATTGATGCGGCTCGGGATAAATTAAGACTATTTGGTCTCAATGACGAGCAAATCGGCCATCTTGAAAATAGCGGGGAGACGTCCGATACCATGATGATTTATTCACCTTCGACCGGTATCGTGGTCGGCCTTGAGGCCCGCCAGGGCAACTATGTGGAAACCGGAACGGTGCTTTATCAGATCGCCGACCTGTCGACCGTCTGGGCCATTTTCGACGCCTATGAAAGCGATCTTCCCTGGTTGCAAACCGGACAGTCGGTCGGATTTATATCGACGGCGTTTCCCGGAGAAAAATTTATGGGCAAAATCGACTTCATCGATCCTGTCCTTGACAATATGTCACGCACAGTCAGAGTGCGTGCTTCGGTCGATAACCGCAAAGGATTATTGAAACCCGATATCTTCGTCAGCGGAACGGTGAAATCGTCATCAGTAATGACCAATAAAGAGGCCCTTCTCATTCCGGAGACGGCGCCGCTTATCACCGGCACACGGGCAATCGTTTATGTTCGACTGACCGAAAATGAGGAGCCGATTTATGAAGGCCGGGAAGTGGAATTGGGGGCAAGGGCCGGGAATTATTATGTGGTTAAGTCGGGCCTGGCCGAAGGTGAAATGGTCGTCACCAACGGGGCTTTCAAAATTGACAGTGAATTGCAGCTTCAGGCCAAACCGAGTATGATGAGCCCGGAAGGCGGCGTCGCAATGTCGGGACATGATCATGGGCAGACCGGTAAAGCGATGCCCGGCGGTCAAATGGAAAGAAGTAAAGAAGCCCTGGACAGTCTGACACCATTGTACAACGCTTATTTCGAAATTCAGATGGGCCTGGCCGCTGATGATCTGCCGAAAACAACGGCCGCTTATAAAAAGCTTATCGATATTACAAACGGCGTCGACATGTCGCTCTTCAAAGGAGAGGACCATAAGCGCTGGATGGAATACTCGAAGGACATTATTGATTATGGTAATAAGGGAGTTAAGGCCGGTGATTTGAATGTCTCCAGAGATGCTTTCTATTACTTATCGAAAGTCATGGTCAAGATGCAACAAACCATGGGACATGGCGACAACCGGAATTACTACCTGACTTATTGCCCGATGGCGCGAAATAACGAAGGCGCCTTCTGGCTTCAGACGGTGGATACTGTTTACAATTCATTTTATGGAGCGTCAATGCTTCGCTGCGGCGAGATTCGCGATCATTATCCTGCGATAAAAGAAGACGGCAATAAATAATGAGTACAGACAGAGATTACAATGAGTATCATAAGATGTCGATGCTCGACAGGTATATAAAGTATTGTCTCGACAACAAGCTGGTTGTTTTCCTGCTCGTTCTATCATTCATAACCTGGGGAATTATCGTCGCACCGTTCGACTGGCAGGTCAATATTCTTCCGAGAAGCCCGGTGCCGGTTGATGCCATCCCTGATATCGGTGAAAATCAGCAGATAGTTTTTACCGAATGGCCGGGGCGTTCGCCGCAGGATATCGAGGACCAGATCACCTACCCGCTGACATCATCATTGCTGGGTATTACCGGTGTGAAGACAATTCGCAGTTTTTCCTATTTCGGCTTTTCGACGATCTATTTGATATTCGACGAGAATGTTGAATTCTACTGGTCACGGTCGAGACTGCTGGAGAAACTTAATTCGCTTCCGCCGGGGCTTCTTCCGGGCGACGTTAGCCCTGTTCTTGGCCCTGACGCCACGGCACTCGGCCAGATATTCTGGTATACTCTCGAAGGCCGTGATGAAAAGGGAAGGCCGACCGGCGGCTGGGACCTGCATGAACTCCGGTCGATTCAGGATTGGACCGTCAAATACGCCCTCCAGGCGGCCTCGGGTGTGGCCGAAGTGGCCTCGGTCGGTGGTTATGAAAAAGAATATCAGGTCGATGTCAATCCGGATGCAATGCGTTCATTCGGAATCGGCTTGATGGATATTCAGGAAGCGATAAAGAAATCCAATGTCGATGTCGGCGCCGGCACTTTCGAAATTAATAAAGTCGAGTATGTTATTCGCGGAATCGGAACCATTGAAAAGATATCCGACATCGAGAATATTGCGGTCGGTCAGCGAAACCATGTTCCGATTTTAATCAAGGATATTGCAAACGTCAGTTTCGGCCCGGCCATGCGGCGCGGCGTTTTGGATAAGGGCGGCGCCGAAGTGGTTGGCGGCGTGGTCGTAGTGCGTCATGGCGGAAACCCACTCACTACGATTAAAAATGTTAAGGCAAAAATCGAGGAAATTGCGCCGGGCCTGCCCCGTAAGACCCTGCCCGATGGGACCGTTTCGCAGGTTGCCATCGTTCCCTTTTATGACCGGACGGGTTTGATATATGAGACCCTGGGGACGTTGAATACCGCCCTGGTGGATGAAATTCTGGTGACTATAATTATCGTTATAATGATGGTTATGCATCTGAGAAGCTCCCTGCTGATTTCCGCAATGCTTCCCCTGACCGTACTTCTGGTATTTATTGCCATGAAGTTGTTCAAGGTGGATGCCAATGTCGTGGCGCTCTCCGGAATTGCCATAGCCATCGGGACAATTGTCGATATGGGTGTGGTGGTCATGGAAAATATATTGCGGAATCTGGATGAGGCCCCGCCCGGAGCAGATCGCAAAAAAGTCATTTTCAAGGCTGTCTCCGAGGTGGGCAGTGCCGTCATTACATCCATTTCCACGACGATAGTCTCGTTTCTTCCCGTTTTCACAATGTTCGGGCCCGAGGGTAAACTATTCAAGCCGCTCGCCTTTACCAAGACTTTCGCCCTGCTGGCTTCAGTGATAATCGCGTTGACGATTCTGCCGCCTTTGGCGCATATCGTCCTGACCAAGGGAAAGAAACTCAAAGGATCGAATATTCTGT
Protein-coding sequences here:
- a CDS encoding DNA-binding response regulator, with the protein product MSAKILLADDDAALRRVIQFKLKQKGYDVTAVENGEQALNRIPGGHFDLLLTDMKMPGMSGIDLLAAAKIVSPELQVILITAFAEISQAVEAVKLGAFDYITKPFDDDQLLVAVEKALKFKNLENENKLLREQLKGHDFIKNIVGVSKPFKELLGLVDKIAPTDATVLISGESGTGKEIIARAIHYKSHRHDKEFIAVNCAAIPRDLIESELFGHTKGAFTGAVKDKKGKFELADSGTILLDEISELNIELQAKLLRVIQERTLEPVGSEKKLEIDVRIIAASNTDLRDAVGKGRFREDLFYRLNVIPVHVPALRERPEDIPILTTEFLKRFAPGAEIDLSDDLMKALFSYNWPGNIRELENLMERMAILRKSDRLTAADLPQDFGFSGKLPIGANVSNSDLTYREAEKKLILDALEKYAWNKSRAAKHLEIPRHVLIYRMKKYALFHQQPQD